One stretch of Amycolatopsis tolypomycina DNA includes these proteins:
- a CDS encoding response regulator, with the protein MIKLMFADDEELVRSGLRAMMSGAQDIEIVGEASDGRSAVEVARRYHPDVALLDIKMRAPDDGIRALRAILALPDPPTVAMLTTFDIDEYVSLALRLGANGFLLKDIDPAALLRAVRDLARGGAVLDPGVAARMVQSHRDEQRAAQPARKLLASLSEREREVVALIGQGLSNAEIGGRLHLSEATVKGYVSAVLSKIGAANRVQAALLAYRGGLLDQ; encoded by the coding sequence TTGATCAAGCTCATGTTCGCCGACGACGAGGAACTGGTGCGCTCGGGGTTGCGCGCGATGATGTCCGGGGCCCAGGACATCGAGATCGTGGGCGAGGCGAGCGACGGCAGATCCGCCGTGGAGGTTGCCCGGCGATACCACCCCGACGTGGCCCTTCTCGACATCAAGATGCGGGCCCCGGACGACGGCATTCGCGCCCTGCGGGCCATCCTCGCCCTCCCCGATCCGCCCACCGTGGCCATGCTGACCACCTTCGACATCGACGAATACGTCAGCCTCGCCCTGCGGCTCGGCGCCAACGGCTTCCTCCTCAAGGACATCGATCCCGCCGCGCTGCTCAGGGCCGTCCGGGACCTGGCAAGGGGCGGCGCCGTCCTGGACCCGGGCGTCGCCGCGCGGATGGTTCAGTCGCACCGGGACGAACAACGTGCTGCTCAGCCCGCCCGGAAGCTGCTCGCCTCCCTGTCCGAACGGGAACGTGAGGTCGTCGCGCTCATCGGTCAGGGCCTGTCCAACGCCGAGATCGGCGGGCGGCTTCACCTCTCCGAAGCCACCGTCAAGGGGTACGTCTCCGCCGTGCTCTCGAAGATCGGTGCCGCCAACCGGGTGCAGGCCGCGCTGCTGGCCTATCGCGGTGGACTGCTCGACCAATAA
- a CDS encoding vWA domain-containing protein, producing the protein MGSDVLPCYVACDVSLSMTDHIDELNAGLREFRGAVHADASLAGRVFCSVVGFGERPQVVQSLLPMDDLAELPEPGPSAGTNFGPLFTFLRATIDRDLFVLKRHRLAVHRPLVFVLSDGQPTDPVTWPFAFAALTDPSWSCCPRVVTFGLGDADQEALDRIGTHRTYVGRDGVRVGTALIASVMHVLSTSRPPADRTLSKRGSARGLPWKRTEGEAGGAH; encoded by the coding sequence ATGGGGTCCGACGTGTTGCCGTGCTACGTGGCCTGCGATGTCTCGCTTTCGATGACCGACCACATCGACGAGCTGAACGCCGGGCTGCGCGAGTTCCGCGGCGCCGTCCACGCGGACGCGTCACTGGCCGGCCGCGTGTTCTGCAGCGTGGTGGGCTTCGGCGAGCGGCCGCAGGTGGTCCAGTCCCTGCTCCCGATGGACGACCTCGCCGAGCTGCCCGAGCCGGGACCGTCCGCGGGCACCAACTTCGGCCCGCTGTTCACGTTCCTGCGCGCCACGATCGACCGCGACCTTTTCGTGTTGAAGCGCCACCGCCTGGCCGTGCACCGCCCGCTGGTGTTCGTCCTGTCCGACGGCCAGCCGACGGACCCGGTGACCTGGCCGTTCGCGTTCGCCGCCCTGACGGACCCGTCCTGGTCCTGCTGCCCCCGCGTGGTGACGTTCGGCCTGGGCGACGCGGACCAGGAGGCACTGGACCGCATCGGAACGCACCGGACGTACGTGGGCCGCGACGGCGTCCGGGTGGGGACGGCGCTGATCGCCTCGGTGATGCACGTTCTGTCCACTTCCCGTCCACCGGCTGACCGCACCCTGTCCAAAAGGGGGTCCGCAAGGGGGTTGCCATGGAAACGCACTGAAGGAGAAGCCGGTGGAGCGCACTGA
- a CDS encoding AfsR/SARP family transcriptional regulator, producing the protein MEFRMLGPLEAWHDGAPVPLGDQQQRFVLVVLLLHANKPVTPARLAEIVWADREAKPTLVRSYIKRLRDVVGDATIETTPTGYLLRIGDDQLDTVRFDRLRAEAADVRADDPRRAIALLREAVGLWRGKFLEDIDIDRVGGPGVISPDESYPDAVGDLAELELEAGDHRSARDRLRPLVQADPASQKHAELLMRALLAGGDRAAALRVYHGTRDALAALRMAPGPVLRKLAARAEQGDPPSSLPSRPGGFTGRAGEIAVIEAAAAAGRRAVWVSGAPGVGKSGLAVEAAHRLRDRFPDGQLLARLNGFTPGVDATDVGDALSELLVELGVPAEQIPATVGRKVTLYQATLWGTRTLVVLDNAASPEQIRPLLPEADGCLAVITSRRMGDADTGDHIRLAPLPPAEAAELFHALGGPARLRGRAADVAAVVRRCGYLPMPIRVAAALFRRHDRWPLEHLLRLLDEKGQADANTAVRVSYQQLGEPQRVMFRLLGSLPGPDVDVVGGAALAGCDVAEARSLLDELHEVSLLEEAAPERYQMLDPLKEFAADAPAPRQAMIRLLDFYLVTLAAAVRAAYPFDRAQQPSTTDRSCAVTPGFAGADAGLRWIVAERDNLVAAIRYAAGHALPEHTWRLAVLLWRYFNTTNQFEDWIGTLELAWRTVAADQGNDYGQAHVLLRLATAHDRRGQLAEALELAARALPKWRRLGDPRGEAATLCALAIPTMELGRHDQAMAHLEAALAKYEQTEDRRGEAHALGMLGYLNELHGNLRTALRQHDSAARMLREIGHVQGLAHTLNNLGSVQERLGLLTEALTSYTEAHGHAAEVGDRCVEAYALNNIGNVHRQRGRYAEAVRYHDKAREVAANVPDADLRTQLYLDRGATALARGARQEALTAGKSALDLADGSGNRAYRARAHRGVAETLHAMGDHESAVTHWTAAEDEFAELELPEAGEVREERSALSCACAPR; encoded by the coding sequence GTGGAGTTTCGGATGCTCGGCCCGCTCGAGGCGTGGCACGACGGCGCACCGGTGCCGCTGGGTGACCAGCAGCAGCGGTTCGTCCTCGTCGTGCTGCTCCTGCACGCGAACAAGCCCGTCACGCCGGCGCGTCTCGCCGAGATCGTCTGGGCCGACCGCGAAGCCAAGCCCACCCTGGTGCGCAGCTACATCAAGCGGCTGCGGGACGTCGTCGGGGACGCGACCATCGAAACCACCCCGACCGGCTACCTGCTGCGGATCGGCGACGACCAGCTCGACACCGTGCGGTTCGACCGGCTGCGCGCCGAGGCCGCGGACGTCCGGGCCGACGACCCGCGCCGGGCGATCGCGCTGCTGCGGGAGGCCGTCGGGCTGTGGCGGGGGAAGTTCCTCGAAGACATCGACATCGACCGCGTCGGCGGGCCCGGGGTGATCTCGCCGGACGAGAGCTACCCCGACGCCGTCGGAGACCTGGCCGAACTCGAGCTCGAGGCCGGCGACCACCGGTCCGCGCGCGACCGGCTGCGGCCGCTCGTCCAGGCCGATCCGGCCAGCCAGAAGCACGCCGAACTCCTCATGCGCGCGCTGCTCGCCGGCGGCGACCGGGCGGCCGCCCTGCGCGTCTACCACGGCACGCGCGACGCCCTCGCCGCGCTGCGGATGGCGCCCGGGCCGGTGCTGCGGAAGCTCGCCGCGCGGGCCGAGCAGGGCGATCCGCCCAGCTCGCTGCCGTCGCGGCCGGGCGGGTTCACCGGCCGGGCCGGGGAGATCGCCGTGATCGAGGCGGCCGCCGCGGCCGGGCGGCGGGCCGTCTGGGTCAGCGGCGCGCCCGGCGTCGGCAAGTCCGGCCTGGCCGTCGAGGCGGCCCACCGGCTGCGCGACCGCTTCCCCGACGGCCAGCTGCTGGCGCGTCTCAACGGCTTCACCCCGGGCGTCGACGCGACCGACGTCGGTGACGCCCTCAGCGAGCTGCTCGTCGAACTCGGCGTGCCCGCCGAGCAGATCCCGGCCACCGTGGGCCGGAAAGTGACGCTCTACCAGGCCACACTCTGGGGCACCCGCACGCTCGTCGTACTCGACAACGCCGCGTCGCCGGAGCAGATCCGGCCGCTGCTGCCCGAGGCGGACGGCTGCCTGGCCGTCATCACCAGCCGGCGGATGGGCGACGCCGACACCGGCGACCACATCCGGCTCGCGCCGCTGCCGCCTGCGGAGGCGGCCGAGCTGTTCCACGCGCTCGGCGGGCCGGCGCGGCTGCGGGGCCGGGCGGCCGACGTCGCCGCGGTGGTCCGGCGGTGCGGCTACCTGCCGATGCCCATCCGGGTCGCCGCCGCGCTCTTCCGGCGGCACGACCGGTGGCCGCTGGAGCACCTCCTGCGCCTGCTCGACGAAAAGGGCCAGGCCGACGCCAACACCGCCGTCCGCGTGTCCTACCAGCAGCTCGGCGAGCCGCAGCGCGTCATGTTCCGGCTGCTCGGCAGCCTGCCGGGGCCGGACGTCGACGTCGTCGGCGGCGCGGCGCTCGCCGGCTGCGACGTCGCCGAGGCGCGGTCGCTGCTCGACGAGCTCCACGAGGTCAGCCTGCTGGAGGAGGCCGCGCCCGAGCGGTACCAGATGCTCGACCCGCTCAAGGAGTTCGCCGCGGACGCGCCCGCGCCACGGCAGGCGATGATCCGGCTGCTCGACTTCTACCTGGTGACGCTGGCGGCCGCGGTCCGCGCCGCCTACCCCTTCGACCGCGCGCAGCAGCCGTCGACGACGGACCGGTCCTGCGCGGTGACGCCGGGCTTCGCCGGCGCCGACGCCGGGCTGCGGTGGATCGTCGCCGAACGCGACAACCTCGTGGCCGCCATCCGCTACGCCGCCGGGCACGCCCTGCCCGAGCACACCTGGCGGCTGGCCGTGCTGCTGTGGCGGTACTTCAACACGACGAACCAGTTCGAGGACTGGATCGGCACGCTCGAGCTCGCCTGGCGGACCGTCGCCGCCGACCAGGGCAACGACTACGGCCAGGCGCACGTCCTGCTGCGGCTGGCCACCGCGCACGACCGGCGCGGGCAGCTCGCCGAGGCACTGGAGCTCGCCGCCCGTGCCCTGCCGAAGTGGCGCCGCCTCGGCGATCCGCGCGGCGAAGCGGCGACGCTGTGCGCGCTCGCCATCCCGACGATGGAGCTGGGCCGGCACGACCAGGCGATGGCCCACCTCGAAGCCGCGCTGGCCAAGTACGAACAGACCGAAGACCGGCGCGGCGAAGCCCACGCCCTCGGCATGCTCGGCTACCTCAACGAGCTCCACGGCAACCTCCGGACCGCGTTGCGCCAGCACGATTCCGCCGCCCGGATGCTGCGGGAGATCGGGCACGTCCAGGGCCTGGCGCACACGCTCAACAACCTCGGCTCCGTCCAGGAACGGCTCGGCCTGCTCACCGAAGCGCTGACCAGCTACACCGAGGCGCACGGGCACGCCGCCGAAGTCGGCGACCGCTGCGTCGAGGCCTACGCGCTGAACAACATCGGGAACGTGCACCGGCAGCGCGGCCGGTACGCCGAAGCCGTCCGCTACCACGACAAGGCCCGCGAAGTGGCGGCGAACGTGCCGGACGCGGACCTGCGCACCCAGCTGTACCTCGACCGCGGCGCGACGGCGCTCGCCCGGGGCGCGCGCCAGGAAGCGCTCACCGCCGGCAAGTCCGCCCTGGACCTGGCCGACGGCAGCGGCAACCGCGCCTACCGGGCGCGCGCCCACCGCGGCGTCGCCGAGACGCTGCACGCGATGGGCGACCACGAAAGCGCCGTCACGCACTGGACCGCGGCCGAGGACGAGTTCGCCGAGCTCGAGCTGCCGGAAGCCGGCGAAGTGCGCGAAGAGCGTTCGGCGTTGAGCTGCGCCTGCGCGCCGCGGTGA
- a CDS encoding MFS transporter, with the protein MRCAQRVSSAPMVSSPAGSPRSSSTAALASSTSSSTWPAYPTSRSPASPSVHAFGVARLLIGLSPGYFLVTLTFAAFLLTAGAWSDRFGARRVFSLGLLAFAVLSGLSALSFSTPALIALRALLGVAGALLVPSSLSLLAAAHPVPSARAKAMGVWAAVSGTGLVAGPLLGGLLTQAFGWRAIFVVNVPVAALAWALSRPGCPAARRRRGGGVRALAVFPTIARFSAVCDGTGFPSADDSDGLQSRFHRPHDDVDHPGRGRRCAPRRRGCRFLFVHETGNPL; encoded by the coding sequence ATGCGTTGCGCACAAAGGGTTTCGAGCGCGCCGATGGTCAGTTCGCCCGCGGGCTCGCCGCGTTCCTCGTCGACCGCGGCCCTGGCTTCCTCGACGAGTTCGAGCACCTGGCCCGCGTACCCGACGAGCCGTTCGCCGGCGTCACCGAGCGTCCACGCCTTCGGGGTGGCAAGACTCCTCATCGGCCTTTCGCCGGGCTACTTCCTGGTCACGCTGACGTTCGCGGCGTTCTTGCTGACGGCGGGCGCCTGGTCGGACCGCTTCGGCGCCCGTCGCGTGTTCTCCCTCGGCCTGCTGGCCTTCGCGGTCCTGTCCGGTTTGTCGGCACTGTCGTTCTCGACGCCGGCGCTGATCGCGCTCCGCGCTCTGCTCGGCGTCGCGGGCGCCCTGCTGGTCCCGTCGTCGCTGTCGCTGCTCGCGGCGGCCCACCCGGTGCCGTCCGCGCGCGCCAAGGCGATGGGGGTGTGGGCCGCGGTGAGCGGAACCGGCCTGGTCGCCGGCCCGCTGCTCGGCGGTCTCCTGACGCAGGCGTTCGGCTGGCGGGCGATCTTCGTGGTCAACGTTCCGGTCGCCGCGCTCGCCTGGGCCCTGTCGCGGCCGGGGTGCCCTGCCGCTCGCCGTCGTCGCGGCGGTGGTGTTCGTGCTCTCGCTGTATTTCCGACAATCGCGCGGTTCTCCGCCGTCTGCGACGGGACTGGCTTTCCTTCCGCTGACGATTCCGACGGCCTTCAATCCCGTTTTCACCGGCCGCACGACGACGTCGATCACCCTGGTCGCGGCCGCCGGTGTGCTCCTCGTCGGCGCGGTTGCCGTTTCCTGTTCGTTCATGAAACAGGAAACCCCTTGTAG